The Alkalihalophilus pseudofirmus nucleotide sequence TGGCGGACCTTTTGCGGGAGCCGAAGACCTGGCTTACTGCAAGCTCTGACAATCACATTATTGGAGCAATTGCTATAGAGACAAGAGCCGACCACTGGCTGTTAAACAAAGTGATCGTGTCACCTCGCTTTTTTAGAAGAGGAGTCGGGAGGATGCTCATTCAGAAAGTAAAGGAAGAGACAAGTGTCCCGCTTTATGTAACAACAGCAAGTCATAATACCCCTGCTGTTAAGTTATATGAAAGTGAAGGCTTTACTCAATTTAAGCACGAACGTACAACAGACGGACTGCTCCTTAGAACATTTGTGTATAGAAAAGAG carries:
- a CDS encoding GNAT family N-acetyltransferase gives rise to the protein MEVNYIHEMKEELAKQLIELQQQSYRIEANLINYPNIPPLNETVADLLREPKTWLTASSDNHIIGAIAIETRADHWLLNKVIVSPRFFRRGVGRMLIQKVKEETSVPLYVTTASHNTPAVKLYESEGFTQFKHERTTDGLLLRTFVYRKEPET